The following is a genomic window from Alkaliphilus sp. B6464.
TAAAATTTGAGCTCTTATTTTTTGTATCCTATGGTTAGAAATAGATTCTACAGTAAACTTTACATTTTCATGTACAACAGCTTCCCCTACTTTAGGTAGCCTTCCCAGTTCACCCATAATAAACCCTCCCAAGGAATCAAAATCTTCCGATACCATATTAAGACCAAGGAACCCATTGATAAATACAATCTTTGTACTACCATCTACAACATACTCTTGCTCATTTATTTTTTCAACTTCTTTTTCAACTTCATCATACTCATCTTCGATTTCGCCAACTATTTCTTCAATCAAATCTTCTATAGTTACAATACCAGCAGTACCACCATATTCATCAATAACTATAGCCATATGTACCCTGTTTTTTTTCATTTCTTTAAAAAGCTCAGTTATTCTTTTAAACTCATAGGTATAATAAGACTCTCTTATATACTTAGTAATATTAAAATCCTCCGTAGTATCTTCTGCATAAATTAGATCCTTTACATTTACAATACCAATTATATTATCAAAGTTTCCATCATATATAGGATACCTTGAGTATTTTTCCTTTTTAATAAATTCCATAACCTCATTAAAATCCGAATCAATATTTATTGCAGATATATCAGTTCTTTGAATCATAACATCTTTTATTTGTAGATCTCCAAATTCAAATACATTATAAATCATTTGCTTTTCTTCTATTTCCAAAACTCCTTCTTCATGGCTTACATTAACTATAGATTTTAATTCCTCTTCAGTAATATAAGGAGCATCTTTATCATTTTTTCCGCCTAATATTCTAACTAAAAAATTAGTTATTTTAGTAAGTACAATAACAATAGGATTAATTATCGTAACAATTAATGAAAGAGGCTTAGCCACAATTAGGGCCACCCTCTCAGCATTTTGTGCAGCCAAAGATTTTGGAGTAATTTCAGAGAATATCAAAATTAATACTGTCATTACTATAGTTGCTATAGCAACAGCATTTCCTTTAAACAATTCCATAGTAAGAGCAGTAGCTAGAGCCGAACCAGCAATATTAGCAATATTATTACCTACTAAAACACTACCTATTAACTTACTAGGGTTTTCTACCAACCTTTGGACCAACTTAGCACCTTTAACATTTTCATCTACCATATATCTAACTCTGATTTTACTCAAAGACATAAGAGATGTTTCTGCGGCTGAGAAAAATGCTGATATTATAAGCAGCAAAACTAGCATTAGTAATTGTATCAAAATATTTGAAGTCATATTAATCACATCCCCAATTAAGTAGTACGCATCTTAACTATACTTTTTCAGATACATAACTTAATTATACCCTCTTTTTGTATATTTCATTTTAAAAAACAGCAAAGTTGTCCAAGAACTCTCCTGAATACGAAAGAGGAATACCTTCCATTTTGACTCCTGCTTATATAGCCTAGGAAAGTATACTTTCCTAGACTATATAAAATTTAATATTAATTAGAATTAATCCATAATTATAATTCCTAATTTTTTATAGGTTTCATAGCTAATATGAGGATCCTTTGGAAGGTCATGGTTTTTTTGGAAATCATATAGGGCCTGTTCCATATGTGGACCGTACTTACCATCTAAATAGTCTACATCATAATATCCATACGCTCTTAATCTAGCTTGAACTTCCATTACATCTGCTCCTATATCTCCTGGAGATATAGTACGAAGTCCATAACCAAACGGTCCAAACATTCCATTAATAATAGCAACTGGAGTCTCGTGCTTAACATATTTATAAAGGTCCTCTACATCCTTATTGTTCATTCGCACACACCCAGCAGAAGCATTTGAACCAATAGAATTTGGCTTATCAGTACCATGAATTCCATATGTACCCCAGGGTACGTTAAGTCCCATCCATCGCGTTCCAAATCCGCCTCCCCACTTAGCCTTATTAATTATTTTCCATGTACCTATAGGAGTTGGAGTATTTAATTTTCCACTAGCAATTGGATATATCTTTATTGTTTCGTTTCCATTAACTAAATATAACCGTTTTTCAGAGATATCAATTAATATCTTTAAATTCTCATATTCCGGATTTTCTGTAATCATTTTGCTTTCCCATGCAATATACTCTATGTATTCACTATATCCCAAAACCTCTTTATCCCTTTGTGTTTTATTTCTTATTAGGTTTATATTTTTCCCAATTAAAAGAATAGTTATAATGCAAAACATAGATGTTACTATTAAAATCCCTTTCTTTAACATTTTATCCCCCCCACATTCCAATTATATGCAAGGGGACAATCTTGTCATACAAATAAAACGTACATATTTTCTAACAATATATCTAAAAATATATTGTAATAGTATTAATAGATTAATTTAAAATAGGGGTGATAATTTGAAGATAAAAAATTATATATTACTGATTCTAACAGTAATTTTATTAATTTATTCAACATCATGCAATTTTAAAAATGTAGAAAAGGAGCTAGAAGAAAACCCTGAAAACCTAGGAGCCCAATTTAACATTTCAAAGACAGAAGACCATACCAGTAATGTTGAATTTGATGTGCCTAACGAGTCTATCCCTATTCTTAATGTTCCATGGGAAAATGACAGTAAGTTTAAAGAAGCCCAAAAGCAGCATGGAACTGATGTGTTATTATCTGCATTTTGTACCGTTATAAAAACTACATCGCCAGGAGAACAGCATAATGTGCATTTAGCGGCTAAATCTGTCAGTGGAATTGTTGTACCTCCAGGTGGAGTATTTTCACAGAATAACAGCATAGGCCCTTATGTTGAATCCAAAGGATATCAGGAAGGCTCTGCTTATATAGGCGGAAATGTAACACCATCAATAGGTGGCGGAGCATGCAAAATAGCATCTACTTTATATAATGTGGCAATACTTAGTAACTTGGAAATTGTAGAAAGATACAACCATAGTATGCCTGTTCACTATTTGCCCTATGGACAAGATTCAACAGTAGCTTATGGTGTCAAAGATCTTAAATTTAAAAACACTACAAATGCGCCTATTCTTATTTGGGCGGTTCCTATAGAAAACAGAGTTTACATGGGTTTTTACGGTAAAGAAACGCCTCCTAAGGTAGAGTGGCATCATAATATTTTAGAAAGAAGAGTAGCTCCTAAAGAATATAAAATAAATTACAATCTGAAGGACGGAGAAGAGAAAGTAATTCTTGAAGGAATGGATGGAGCAAGGGTAGAGTCATTTATAACCATTGAGTATGAAGATGGTAGATTAGAGAAGAAAGATCTTGGAATTAGCAATTATTGGCCTATGCCACATATAATTGAAGTAAATAAGATAAACTGATAAAAAATTCAGAAGGAGTAAAACTCCCTCTGAATTTTTTATCAGTTTATCTGTGATTAATTACACTCATTAATATATAAAAATAAGACTAATACAAATTAACCTTATCCTCTTATCAAAGCGCAGTATCATTAACTAAACATCCATTTGATATCCTTATAATTCTATCCCCCAAATATTGTGCTTCTCCTTCGTCATGGGTAATCATTAATATTGGGATGTTCCACTTTTCCTTTATCTCTAAAAATTCATTATATAGTATTTGTTTTGTACGCTTATCTAATGCCGCAAAGGGTTCATCTAATAAAAGGACCTTTGGTCTAATAATTAATGATCTAGCCAAGGCTACCCTCTGCTTCTCTCCCCCTGAAAGCTGATATGGATATTTCTTAAGAAGCTTTTCAATTTTAAAGGCTTCTGCAAATCGATACACTTCATCATTAGTACCGGCTTCCTTATAATTATTAAGTCCATACTGAATATTTTTAAATACATTTATATGCGGAAACAAAGCATAGGACTGAAAAACATATCCGACTCTTCTTCTATGGATAGGCAAAATATGGCCTTCCTCTGAGTCAAAATAGACATCATTGTCCATTGCTATCCTTCCATTGTCTGGTTTAGCTACACCTGCAATGCAATTTAATATTGTAGATTTACCAGAACCAGATGGACCTAAAATGACAGTTACCTCTCTATCAGCAGCGAAGTTAACATCTAATTTAAAGTCTTTATAGGCTTTATTTATATCAATGGTTAACATTTTTCTTCCCTCATCATTTTTATATAGTGTTTTCTCTTTAGCCATTGGTTTAGTAGCCATATGACTAAAAAACTAAATAGGGTCATAATTATTACTAATCGATTAGCCATCTCTTTATTTCCTGTCTCCACTGCTGAATATATAGCTATAGGTATTGTTTGGGTTTTCCCAGGAATGTTTCCGGCAATCATTAAAGTAGCACCAAATTCACCAAGAGCTCTTGCAAAGGACATTACCAAGCCACTAACAATGCCTGTCCAAGACAGGGGTAAAATAATTGTGAAAAACACCTTAAATTTGTTTGATCCCAAAGTAGCAGCAGACCTTTCATAAATAGGGTCTAAGTTTCCAAATGCAGATTTAACACTTTGTATCATTAATGGTAATGCAACTACGGTAGCAGCAATAATAGAACCTGTTACCGTAAACACAACCTGTATTCCAAATATGTCCTTAAGCATTCTGCCTAATAAAGAATTTCTTCCAAATAAAATTAATAGTCCATATCCAATTACCGTTGGTGGAAGCACCAACGGTAATGTCAACAGAGTCTCTAATAGTGTTTTACCTTTAAAATCTTTATTAGTTAAGGAATATGCTAATGGTATGCCTATTAGCATGGCAAATACTGTAGCAATTGATGCTACCTTCAATGAAAGTAATACTGGCTTTAACATTTGTACGCTCCTTTAACTAATTTAAAACAAAGCCGTGCTTTTCAAGAATAGCGCTACCTTCCTTGGATACAAGGAATTCAGCAAATTTAGCA
Proteins encoded in this region:
- a CDS encoding hemolysin family protein — its product is MTSNILIQLLMLVLLLIISAFFSAAETSLMSLSKIRVRYMVDENVKGAKLVQRLVENPSKLIGSVLVGNNIANIAGSALATALTMELFKGNAVAIATIVMTVLILIFSEITPKSLAAQNAERVALIVAKPLSLIVTIINPIVIVLTKITNFLVRILGGKNDKDAPYITEEELKSIVNVSHEEGVLEIEEKQMIYNVFEFGDLQIKDVMIQRTDISAINIDSDFNEVMEFIKKEKYSRYPIYDGNFDNIIGIVNVKDLIYAEDTTEDFNITKYIRESYYTYEFKRITELFKEMKKNRVHMAIVIDEYGGTAGIVTIEDLIEEIVGEIEDEYDEVEKEVEKINEQEYVVDGSTKIVFINGFLGLNMVSEDFDSLGGFIMGELGRLPKVGEAVVHENVKFTVESISNHRIQKIRAQILPENQ
- a CDS encoding L,D-transpeptidase family protein, with protein sequence MLKKGILIVTSMFCIITILLIGKNINLIRNKTQRDKEVLGYSEYIEYIAWESKMITENPEYENLKILIDISEKRLYLVNGNETIKIYPIASGKLNTPTPIGTWKIINKAKWGGGFGTRWMGLNVPWGTYGIHGTDKPNSIGSNASAGCVRMNNKDVEDLYKYVKHETPVAIINGMFGPFGYGLRTISPGDIGADVMEVQARLRAYGYYDVDYLDGKYGPHMEQALYDFQKNHDLPKDPHISYETYKKLGIIIMD
- a CDS encoding VanW family protein: MKIKNYILLILTVILLIYSTSCNFKNVEKELEENPENLGAQFNISKTEDHTSNVEFDVPNESIPILNVPWENDSKFKEAQKQHGTDVLLSAFCTVIKTTSPGEQHNVHLAAKSVSGIVVPPGGVFSQNNSIGPYVESKGYQEGSAYIGGNVTPSIGGGACKIASTLYNVAILSNLEIVERYNHSMPVHYLPYGQDSTVAYGVKDLKFKNTTNAPILIWAVPIENRVYMGFYGKETPPKVEWHHNILERRVAPKEYKINYNLKDGEEKVILEGMDGARVESFITIEYEDGRLEKKDLGISNYWPMPHIIEVNKIN
- a CDS encoding ATP-binding cassette domain-containing protein, giving the protein MATKPMAKEKTLYKNDEGRKMLTIDINKAYKDFKLDVNFAADREVTVILGPSGSGKSTILNCIAGVAKPDNGRIAMDNDVYFDSEEGHILPIHRRRVGYVFQSYALFPHINVFKNIQYGLNNYKEAGTNDEVYRFAEAFKIEKLLKKYPYQLSGGEKQRVALARSLIIRPKVLLLDEPFAALDKRTKQILYNEFLEIKEKWNIPILMITHDEGEAQYLGDRIIRISNGCLVNDTAL
- the modB gene encoding molybdate ABC transporter permease subunit, giving the protein MLKPVLLSLKVASIATVFAMLIGIPLAYSLTNKDFKGKTLLETLLTLPLVLPPTVIGYGLLILFGRNSLLGRMLKDIFGIQVVFTVTGSIIAATVVALPLMIQSVKSAFGNLDPIYERSAATLGSNKFKVFFTIILPLSWTGIVSGLVMSFARALGEFGATLMIAGNIPGKTQTIPIAIYSAVETGNKEMANRLVIIMTLFSFLVIWLLNQWLKRKHYIKMMREEKC